The following proteins come from a genomic window of Alosa alosa isolate M-15738 ecotype Scorff River chromosome 2, AALO_Geno_1.1, whole genome shotgun sequence:
- the LOC125290906 gene encoding HAUS augmin-like complex subunit 3, with product MMNGARFLEILAHLGYPEASSLNPSDFDNIFDGTPENKEFMQFLSSLSSQNVLSEEEYQAYHALEASGKPILTEQVLEEMELLKGPAGPEENSGDEENSEEDELKGRSVEQLQVELEELRRHQRLRQKRLHQLQCLRLARDDHASAVTGYTQSQSHSEGDEGGDTVKAIARENMATNAALQDLKEEVDRLQRLTLMNEDEAGRQQQEQMMMDPSVMPSAALLSQLPLEPYLHKSHLTHQCIMDHYKARSTLLEEKQGVEKKVVDGGEAQHLHTRNEMGKLQAAHMLLQGQLLQARAEEAGASAAKEWLSQQRHSNVKLSAPDPDSGPAVAKERVCSALWRRTQQLCAGVLRGHTVEQGELAAQHARLQERLLGELLWQKAQLDLLQYALQQEQRGHTQAAAHIRSLALGLREEATRAAERSRGLERLQEDAPQADPVLSSTDPTVKRLLQVCEALEKTDGWLAGAADIGTVASERQAELQQLAEAQSEAVSEQLQLVSGLERDGRRLEQWLEPPQGTAASASPAATPSQLCPSARELTQLVRELEQQCGALYRQLQEVTADRSSKCTKVERSATLRRERELYTLFHLDPATLIRVVEDQENRE from the exons ATGATGAATGGGGCTCGCTTCCTGGAGATTCTGGCTCACCTGGGTTACCCAGAAGCCTCTTCCCTGAATCCCTCAGATTTCGACAACATCTTTGACGGTACACCAGAGAACAAGGAGTTCATGCAATTCCTCAGCAGTCTGAGTTCTCAGAATGTCCTGTCAGAGGAAGAATACCAGGCTTACCATGCCTTAGAGGCATCTGGTAAACCCATCCTGACCGAGCAAGTCCTGGAGGAGATGGAGCTCCTGAAAGGTCCTGCAGGGCCTGAGGAGAACAGTGGAGATGAGGAGAACAGTGAGGAAGATGAACTGAAGGGTAGGAGCGTGGAGCAGCTGCAGGTGGAGCTGGAGGAGCTGCGCAGACACCAGCGCTTGAGGCAGAAGCGCCTGCATCAGCTGCAGTGCCTGAGGCTCGCGAGGGACGACCACGCCTCGGCCGTAACGGGCTACACGCAGAGCCAGTCCCACAGTGAGGGCGACGAAGGAGGGGACACAGTCAAGGCTATCGCCAGGGAGAACATGGCCACCAACGCTGCGCTCCAGGACCTGAAGGAGGAGGTGGACAGGCTGCAGAGGCTCACACTGATGAACGAGGATGAAGCGGGGCGGCAACAGCAGGAGCAGATGATGATGGATCCGAGCGTGATGCCTTCAGCTGCTTTGCTCTCCCAGCTTCCGTTGGAGCCGTACCTACACAAGTCACATCTCACCCATCAGTGCATTATGGATCACTACAAG GCGAGATCTACCCTGCTGGAAGAAAAGCAAGGGGTGGAGAAGAAGGTGGTGGATGGGGGAGAGGCGCAGCACCTCCACACCAGGAATGAGATGGGCAAGCTGCAGGCGGCACACATGCTGCTCCAGGGACAGCTGCTCCAGGCGCGAGCAGAGGAGGCTGGAGCCAGCGCTGCCAAGGAGTGGCTCAGCCAGCAAAGGCATTCAAACGTAAAG CTGTCGGCCCCCGACCCTGACAGCGGCCCTGCCGTAGCTAAGGAGCGCGTGTGCTCGGCACTGTGGCGGCGCACCCAGCAGCTGTGTGCCGGCGTGCTGAGGGGCCACACGGTGGAGCAGGGGGAGCTGGCGGCGCAGCACGCACGCCTGCAGGAGCGTCTGCTGGGGGAGCTGCTGTGGCAGAAGGCCCAGCTGGACCTCCTCCAGTACGCGCTGCAGCAGGAGCAGCGTGGACACACGCAGGCGGCCGCCCACATACGGAGCCTGGCGCTGGGGCTGAGGGAGGAGGCGACGCGGGCCGCCGAGCGCTCCAGAGGGCTGGAGCGGCTGCAGGAAGATGCTCCGCAGGCTGACCCCGTCCTCAGCTCCACTGACCCCACAGTAAAGAG GTTACTACAGGTGTGCGAGGCTCTTGAGAAGACAGACGGCTGGTTGGCTGGTGCGGCCGACATCGGCACTGTGGCCTCCGAGCGTCAGGCCGAGCTCCAGCAGCTGGCCGAGGCCCAGAGCGAGGCGGTGTCCGAGCAGCTGCAGCTGGTGTCGGGCCTGGAGAGGGACGGCAGGCGTCTGGAACAGTGGCTGGAGCCCCCGCAGGGCACCGCGGCGTCCGCCTCTCCAGCCGCCACCCCCTCCCAGCTCTGCCCTAGTGCACGG GAGTTGACTCAGCTTGTGCGGGAGCTGGAACAGCAGTGTGGCGCCCTCTACAGGCAGCTTCAGGAGGTGACGGCAGACCGAAGCTCCAAATGCACCAAGGTGGAACGCAGCGCCACCCTCAGGAGAGAAAGGGAACTGTACACTCTTTTCCACCTGGATCCTGCCACTCTCATTCGAGTGGTGGAGGACCAGGAGAACCGAGAGTAG